AGAAAACGCCAATTCTCTGGTCACAGACGCCACTAGTTTAGCACTTAAGGTCTCTGCAGTGTTACatgtgattatttttaaatactgttaaTTCTATTACTCCATTGGTAAAGAACGTGTGACTTGGAATATGGCAGTCTTCATATTGAGAGGGCAGTGATGCACAGTTTTATAATTATCCAGAAGAACAGCACCCTCCGCTGCTCTGTACTTGTGGCTCATCATCAATGATCTGTACACCTCGCCTTGCTGTTCCTGACTGACTGGAGCCATTGCCTCTTGCTCTTTCATCCACTTGAGCAGTTTCTATCATTCCTGTAAAGAAAGATGTGTATTAGATGACATTCCATTGTACTTTTACATTAAGACTCTGCTATTTTAATCTCTCTGAACTATATGcacagagagaaaagttcagcaAGAGTAGTTCTCCTATTTGTTATGCAGAACTAAGTACTCAGGTATCACATGGAATAACAGCAAGAACATATTAAATCTGTTTTCTAAAGCAGCCAACATACACGAGCTCCTGGTACCTAAGGGAGACCGTAGTGATCCTCAGGTGTCCTGGAGTAGTGACTTGAAAAGCTAGATTTACACACCTATATCAGTAAcactgttaaaaaaacccaaccaaacaaacaagaaactCCACCCTCCCAAATACCCCAAGCAACTACCTATTTGGAAATGCACAAGACCTCTTCCTTAAATTCTTTTATCTCATAAATACAACTAATAGGATGATTTGCTTATGCTGGATTTTCATCCCACATACCATGATCTTTACCATTTGTTGAGATTTCTGCATAAAATCTCCATTGTTAGAGCTTTGAGTTTATGATTTGTAATTGACataatttaagaaaattttTGAAAGAGTATGAAACAGAGGATTTAAAGCAAGCAGTGGTGAGACCAGGAACATGAAGTTTGATTTGGGTTACTATTTATGTGTGGTAAGTAGAACAGCAGTCAGTGCTCCAACAAAAGACCAAGACATTTTTGGAGTAGAGCATGAATTTGCAGTATTGTGAGCATACATACATGAAGCTTCCAGAGCTGTTACAGAACACAAGTGATTTGGAATAGACTGAAATGAAGTCAGTTGCAAGTAGCACTTAACACTCAAACTTTCTATATGGTCTGAAACACATTTCTGAAGCCTGAAGCATTTTATGAATCAACTCCTTACCAACAAACTACATAATATACTAATAATAATACTTACTTTTGCAAAGGTCAAGAAACAGTTCTTCAATTCCTTTGTTCTGTTTAGCTGACGTATGATAATGTTTTGCTCCAACAGATTCAGCATACCTGTAGAAATTAAGATATGGAGCCTCATTGTAGTAAAGGACTCAATCTTTCTAAGCCACTTTACATGAAGGAATAAGACGACCACAAGAGGTTTTATTCTGACCTCAGAGTTAATCCACACATGCTTATTTAATACAAAAAAAGGAGTTGTGTTTAAAACTGCCACAACTGATGCAGCACACTAgttgaaattaagaaaactTCATGTCTAGAAAGGGATTTAAACTGTAAATGTTGACTTTAATCACAAACAACTCTCAAACTACAGTTTGGCCAGCCAGGACACCCTGTGACTCAGACACTAACAGAACACTCAACAACTGGCAGGCATAAGCCAGCAGTGCCTAGCTGGCTGCTATGATAACAGCATCACGAGTTTATTACTCCAGCATAATTCTGCAATGACTGTTTCTGTTAGTAATAGGTGTGACTTACATTTCTGCTTCTTGCACTGAAACGTGTCTCTCTTTTTCCAAGTCTATTTTGTTACCTGTTGGAAACAAGTTAAACTTTTAAGTCTTTGTACTCTAAAAGTACCCAAAGAGAAAGCAGACATGTAATCATGGTACTCCATTTTCTCAAGCTGTCCCAGTAAAGAGCAGCTCTTACACAGGTCTCACTTTCAAGAACACTATGATTTCAGAATCTCCTTTCACCAAGCATTTACATGCTATAAGGTGCTAGTTCTGTAGAGAGATCAGGACAGCTAAATGCCTCCACCCAATTCAGCCTTTTGCACTTTTTTGTGATTTATTAGTGCCTTCCACATGCTGCAGAGGTAATTTTTGTAGAATGTCCACATATGTAACCTCATGGAAGTGTTTTAATAATTAGATCAGATTTAAATCCAAACCCAGCACTTCTGTTGCATTCCATTTGCATTAAAATCTCCAATCTTTAAGACTCACTCCAACTTGCAAGCACTTAATTATCAAAACAGACAAGCACCTAGTCTATGCCACCGAAAAAAGCCATGAGTTTGAGTActtgaaagaaggaaaatgtacattttttgTTAAACTACAGTCTGCAGGTATCGGTACCACGCACTTCTAATAGTGTATAATAAAACAGGTTATTTTTTTCAATCAAACTCTTATTTTCCTCCATGTGATATACTGAAACTTCTAGCTccagtttaattttaaatatctaaCATAACCTTCACCCCTTCACATGCACAAGCTGTCAAAGCAGCATTTGGAAGATGCTATTGATCAAGAGATGTTTCCACTTCAGTCATGTTGAAAAAGACTTACCTACTATACATAAACAGATTTCATTTCCCAACATTTTTCTTAATTCCTTAACCCAGTTTTTTACCTGCAAAAAGAACAGAGGTGAGTTTGTTTTCACTCAATATGCTATTATCTTAGGCAGTGTGGAACCATTCCATTTCCTTCATTAACCATCTACTCTAAACTTAAAGCAAAAATGTTTAGAGCAACACAGatgagaaaatattatttagatTGCTACATATGGCCCTTGTTCAGCAGGTTTTATTTCAGAGGTGAAATTAAGAGCAAATTACTTAGATAAAATGGTTCAATTACTCCAAAAATATAACTCACCACACTCAATATAGCAAGTTCACTGCATGGGCCACTTTA
This region of Ammospiza caudacuta isolate bAmmCau1 chromosome 5, bAmmCau1.pri, whole genome shotgun sequence genomic DNA includes:
- the RAB21 gene encoding ras-related protein Rab-21, which translates into the protein MAAGAGAAAGGRSFSFKVVLLGEGCVGKTSLVLRYCENKFNDKHITTLQASFLTKKLNIGGKRVNLAIWDTAGQERFHALGPIYYRDSNGAILVYDITDEDSFQKVKNWVKELRKMLGNEICLCIVGNKIDLEKERHVSVQEAEMYAESVGAKHYHTSAKQNKGIEELFLDLCKRMIETAQVDERARGNGSSQSGTARRGVQIIDDEPQVQSSGGCCSSG